The Microbacterium luteum genome includes a region encoding these proteins:
- a CDS encoding peptide synthetase, which yields MRLTNIAQATLPPGAVHSYALRPVGPRGRALPVSFDQGRHVGAGDRPGSWMSIALRLPPGTTRDALAAAWERAVDRHGTFRTVFGLDDAGEPTLHEITLGDGAWEEHHVPEGIATREVVREVFDLACRPLAAPSHRLCVIEPDGAADDPRPCVVVGADHAHVDMWSLVVVARDVIAYLDAAAGQAGADDLPDAPPFAAHTAALEDRGPAPEKVAARWAEILEVCGGEMPRFPLPVGDPAPGALPVVEVREVLDAIDYDAFAGAAKAAGTSTIGLAMSALTEVTRRVADAPLRAVFPVHSRHEPRWHDSSGWFITNSVLECVDDAPAACAASVKEAITLGSHPLAPILEPYGGMKVPRGMFALSWLDTRRLPVELDDDLDAQYVSAVAASDDVMVWFVVNRRGLHLRCRYPDTDEAVASVGAWLDAVAEGFLARLPDRTALVGEVG from the coding sequence CTACGCCCTGCGCCCGGTCGGTCCCCGTGGCCGCGCTCTGCCGGTGTCGTTCGATCAGGGCCGTCACGTCGGCGCCGGAGACCGGCCGGGATCCTGGATGTCGATCGCGCTGCGCCTGCCGCCGGGCACCACGCGCGATGCGCTCGCGGCCGCGTGGGAGCGCGCGGTCGACCGGCACGGCACGTTCCGCACGGTGTTCGGCCTCGACGACGCCGGCGAGCCCACGCTGCACGAGATCACGCTGGGCGACGGCGCCTGGGAAGAGCATCACGTTCCCGAGGGGATCGCGACCCGCGAAGTCGTGCGGGAGGTGTTCGACCTCGCCTGCCGCCCGCTCGCGGCGCCGTCCCACCGCCTGTGCGTGATCGAACCGGATGGCGCCGCCGACGATCCGCGCCCGTGCGTCGTCGTCGGCGCCGACCACGCCCACGTCGACATGTGGTCGCTCGTGGTGGTGGCGCGGGATGTCATCGCCTACCTCGACGCAGCTGCCGGGCAGGCGGGCGCCGACGACCTCCCGGACGCCCCGCCGTTCGCCGCGCACACCGCTGCGCTGGAAGATCGCGGTCCGGCACCCGAGAAGGTCGCGGCCCGATGGGCGGAGATCCTCGAGGTGTGCGGGGGCGAGATGCCGCGCTTCCCTCTCCCGGTCGGCGACCCGGCGCCCGGTGCCCTCCCGGTCGTCGAGGTGCGCGAGGTGCTGGATGCGATCGACTACGACGCGTTCGCCGGCGCGGCCAAGGCTGCGGGCACGTCCACGATCGGGCTGGCGATGTCGGCCCTGACCGAAGTGACCCGCCGCGTGGCGGACGCCCCGCTGCGGGCCGTGTTCCCCGTGCACAGCCGGCACGAGCCGCGCTGGCACGACTCCTCGGGCTGGTTCATCACCAACTCGGTGCTCGAATGCGTCGACGACGCACCCGCGGCGTGCGCGGCATCCGTCAAAGAGGCCATCACCCTGGGGTCGCATCCCCTCGCCCCGATCCTGGAGCCCTACGGCGGCATGAAGGTGCCGCGCGGCATGTTCGCCCTGTCGTGGCTGGACACCCGGCGCCTGCCGGTCGAGCTCGACGACGACCTCGACGCGCAGTACGTCTCGGCGGTCGCCGCGAGCGACGACGTCATGGTGTGGTTCGTCGTGAACCGACGCGGCCTGCATCTGCGGTGCCGATACCCCGACACCGATGAGGCCGTCGCCTCCGTCGGCGCGTGGCTCGATGCCGTCGCGGAGGGGTTTCTCGCACGCCTGCCCGACAGGACCGCACTCGTCGGCGAGGTGGGCTGA